In the Prochlorococcus sp. MIT 1307 genome, one interval contains:
- a CDS encoding LdpA C-terminal domain-containing domain, giving the protein MKLICGASNQDLSSIWDLCALYATAGVHCIDVAADAAVVHTAREALDWVQKSIGVRPWLMISVSDGQDEHFRKAWFNPKLCPMDCPRPCQKTCPALAITKQEGINSKRCYGCGRCIPRCPLGLIVEQDHHLKLKDVGPLLAELRPDAIEIHTAPGRKNEFQATFSEIMSAKVPFQRVAVSCGLQGYGITAKELAQELWERHSYLRRYKQKPLWQLDGRRMSGDLGGGTAKVAAKLWQKIHPLAPPGPLQLAGGTNEKTINYLPTKNGPAGIAFGGMARKLIQPWLIQAEANQIPLRKWPEGWQAALQEAKQLINPWLLRSSGHHTC; this is encoded by the coding sequence GTGAAGTTGATCTGTGGTGCAAGCAATCAAGACCTGTCTTCTATTTGGGACCTTTGTGCTCTCTATGCCACAGCAGGTGTTCACTGCATTGACGTGGCGGCAGATGCTGCAGTGGTCCATACAGCTCGAGAAGCACTTGATTGGGTTCAAAAATCTATAGGTGTCCGTCCTTGGTTAATGATCAGCGTGAGTGACGGACAAGACGAACATTTTCGGAAAGCCTGGTTCAATCCAAAACTTTGCCCTATGGATTGTCCAAGACCATGCCAAAAAACATGTCCCGCCCTAGCAATTACAAAACAAGAAGGAATAAATTCAAAACGCTGTTACGGGTGTGGGCGTTGTATACCCAGATGCCCCTTAGGTCTCATTGTGGAACAGGACCATCACCTAAAACTAAAAGACGTTGGCCCCCTATTAGCAGAGTTACGTCCTGACGCTATTGAAATTCATACAGCTCCAGGACGGAAGAACGAATTCCAAGCTACTTTCAGTGAAATCATGTCTGCAAAAGTACCCTTCCAAAGAGTAGCTGTCAGCTGTGGTCTCCAAGGGTATGGGATTACCGCTAAAGAATTGGCTCAAGAACTTTGGGAGCGTCATTCATACCTACGACGCTATAAGCAAAAGCCATTATGGCAACTTGATGGGCGCCGCATGAGTGGAGATCTTGGTGGAGGTACAGCCAAAGTCGCTGCAAAGTTATGGCAGAAAATTCATCCTTTAGCACCACCAGGGCCTCTCCAACTAGCAGGTGGAACAAATGAAAAGACCATCAATTATCTACCTACTAAAAATGGACCAGCAGGAATAGCTTTTGGAGGTATGGCACGCAAATTGATCCAACCCTGGCTAATACAAGCAGAAGCCAATCAAATTCCTCTTAGAAAATGGCCAGAAGGATGGCAAGCAGCTCTTCAAGAAGCAAAACAACTGATAAATCCTTGGTTATTAAGAAGTTCTGGGCATCACACCTGCTAA